In Pannonibacter sp. XCT-53, the sequence CGACCGCGACGTGCGCGCGATCGTCGCCGAATCGGCCGAATTCGCCCAGAACGACCCTGAGCCGGATGTCTCCGAGCTCTACACCGACATTCTGCTCTAAGGCCGGGGGATACCATGCCGATCAACATTCTGATGCCGGCCCTCTCGCCGACCATGGAGGAGGGCAAGCTCGCCAAGTGGCTGAAGGCCGAGGGCGATGCCGTCAAGGCCGGCGACGTGATCGCCGAGATCGAGACCGACAAGGCGACCATGGAAGTGGAAGCCGTGGACGAGGGCGTGCTGGGCAAGATCCTCGTCGCCGAGGGCACCGAGGCGGTCAAGGTCAACACGCCGATTGCCGTTCTTCTGGCCGATGGCGAGGATGCCTCCGCCGCACCGGCTGCGGCCGTTGCCGCACCGGCGCCTGCCGCCGCGCCGGCCCCGGTTGCCGCGCCTGCGCCGGTTGCCGCCGCTGCCCCGGTTCCGGCTGCGCCCGTCACCTCCGGCTCTGCCGACAGCGACGCGCCGGCTGGCACCGAGATGGTCACCCTGACCGTCCGCGAGGCCCTGCGCGATGCGATGGCCGAGGAAATGCGCGCCGATGACCGCGTCTTCGTCATGGGCGAGGAAGTGGCCGAGTACCAGGGCGCCTACAAGATCACGCAGGGCCTGCTGGACGAATTCGGCGCCCGCCGCGTCATCGACACCCCGATCACCGAGCACGGCTTTGCCGGTCTCGGCGTCGGCGCTGCGATGGCTGGCCTGAAGCCGATCGTCGAGTTCATGACGTTCAACTTCGCCATGCAGGCGATCGACCACATCATCAACTCGGCCGCCAAGACGCTCTACATGTCCGGCGGCCAGATGGGTGCCCCGATCGTCTTCCGTGGTCCGAACGGTGCGGCGGCCCGCGTCGGCGCCCAGCACAGCCAGGACTATGCCTCCTGGTATGCCCATATCCCGGGCCTGAAGGTGATCCAGCCGTGGTCGGCCGCCGATGCGAAGGGCTTGCTCAAGGCTGCCATCCGCGACCCGAACCCGGTCGTCTTCCTGGAAAACGAGATCCTCTACGGCCAGTCCTTCGAGGTACCGAAGGTCGACGACTTCGTCCTGCCGATCGGCAAGGCCAAGATCGAGCGCGCCGGCACGGACGTGACCATCGTCTCCTGGGGCATCGGCATGACCTATGTCATGAAGGCCGTGGACGAACTGGCCGCCCAGGGCATCTCGGCGGAAGTCGTGAACCTTCGCACCATCCGCCCGCTCGACATCGACACGGTTCTGGCCTCGGTCCGCAAGACCGGCCGCTGCATCACCGTCGAGGAAGCCTTCCCGGTCTGCTCCGTGTCGTCGGAAATCGGCTACCAGGTCCAGGAAAAGGCCTTCGATTACCTGGATGCGCCGATCCTGCGCGTCACCGGCAAGGACGTCCCGATGCCCTACGCCGCGAACCTTGAGAAGCTGGCGCTGCCGTCGGTGAAGGAAGTCATCGATGCGGTGAAAGCCGTCACCTACAAGGCCTGAGGCAAGGGAGGCACAGATGCCGATCAACATCACCATGCCGGCCCTCTCTCCCACGATGGAAGAGGGCAATCTGGCCAAGTGGCTGGTCAAGGAAGGCGACAAGGTCGCACCGGGCGACGTGATCGCCGAGATCGAGACCGACAAGGCGACCATGGAAGTGGAAGCCGTCGACGAGGGCACCCTTGCCAAGATCCTGGTTCCGGCCGGATCCCAGGGCGTCAAGGTGAACACGGTGATTGCCGTGCTGGCCGCTGACGGCGAGGATGCGTCCAAGGCTTCGGCCGCACCCGCTGCAACTCCGGCCGCTGCGGCCGCTCCGGCTCCGGCAGCTCCGGCTGCAGCACCGGTTGCCGCAGCCGCTCCGGCTGCTGCCGCTCCCGCCGCAGCGCCTCAGTCCGGTGGCGCACGGGTCTTCGCCTCGCCGCTCGCCCGGCGTCTGGCGGCCCAGAACGGGCTCGACCTCAAGGCCATCGCCGGCTCCGGCCCGCATGGCCGCGTGGTCCAGCGCGACATCGAGGCGGCCCTGACGTCGGGCACGGGCAAGGCGGCTCCTGCTGCTGCTGCTCCGGCTCCGGTGGCAGCCGCTCCGGCGCCTGCCGCTGCCGCCCCGGCGCCCGCCCTGGCCACCGGTCCGTCGAAGGACCAGGTGCTCAAGCTCTTCTCCGAAGGCTCCTACGAGCTCGTGCCGCATGACGGCATGCGCAAGACCATCGCCAAGCGTCTCACCGAGTCCAAGCAGACGATCCCGCACTTCTACGTGTCGGTCGACTGCGAGCTCGACGCGCTCCTGGCCCTGCGCACCCAGCTCAACGATGCGGCGCCGAAGTCCAGGGACGGCAAGCCGGCCTACAAGCTCTCGGTCAACGACATGGTCATCAAGGCCCTGGCGCTGGCCCTGCGCGATGTGCCGGACGCCAATGTCTCGTGGACCGACGACGCCATGGTCAAGCACAAGCACGCCGATGTCGGCGTTGCCGTGTCGATCCCGGGCGGCCTGATCACCCCGATCATCCGCAGCGCCGAGCAGAAGGCCCTGTCCACCATCTCCAACGAGATGAAGGACCTTGGCCAGCGCGCCAAGGACCGCAAGCTGAAGCCGGAAGAGTACCAGGGCGGCACCACCGCCGTGTCCAACATGGGCATGATGGGCGTGAAGAACTTCGCCGCCGTCGTGAACCCGCCGCATGCGACCATTCTGGCCGTCGGCGCGGGGGAACAGCGTCCCGTCGTCAAGAACGGCGCGCTGGCCGTTGCCACCGTCATGACCGTGACGCTGTCGACCGACCACCGCTGCGTCGACGGTGCGCTGGGTGCGGAACTTCTCGGGGCCTTCAAGGGCTACATCGAGAACCCGATGAGCATGCTGGTCTGAGTGACCTCAGCGAGGCCCCGGCTGGTCCGGGGCCTTTCTTCCTTGAGATACACGCAAACTTCCTGCGAAACAGGCGAGGGAACTTCCATGGCCGACAGCTATGACGTCCTCATCATCGGCTCCGGACCCGGCGGCTACGTCACCGCGATCCGTGCGGCCCAGCTCGGCTTCAAGACGGCCATCGTCGAGCGCGAGCATCTCGGCGGCATCTGCCTCAACTGGGGCTGCATCCCGACCAAGGCGCTGCTGCGCTCGGCCGAAATCCTCGATCACGCCAACCACGCCAAGTCCTACGGACTGACGCTGGAAGGCCGGATGACGGCGGACGTCAAGGACGTGGTCGCCCGCTCGCGCGGCGTCTCGGCCCGTCTCAACGCCGGCGTCGGCTTCCTGATGAAGAAGAACAAGATCGACGTCATCTGGGGTGAGGCCAAGCTCACCAGGCCGGGTGAGGTCGTGGTGGCGAAATCCTCCAAGCCGGCGGTCGAGCCGCAGCACCCCGCGCCGAAGGGCGTGAAGGGGGAGGGCACCTACACCGCCAAGCACATCATCATCGCCACCGGCGCGCGGCCGCGTGCGCTGCCGGGCATCGAGCCGGATGGCAAGCTGATCTGGACCTATTTCGAGGCGATGAAGCCGGACTTCATGCCGAAGTCGCTGGTCGTCATGGGTTCGGGCGCCATCGGCATCGAGTTCGCGTCCTTCTACCGCTCGATGGGCGTGGACGTGACCGTCGTCGAGGTCATGCCGCAGATCATGCCGGTGGAAGATGCCGAGATCTCGGCGATCGCCCGCAAGGCGCTGGAAAAGCGCGGCCTGAAGATCATGACCGAGGCCAAGGTTGCCAAGGTGGTGAAGGGGGCCAACTCCATCACCGCCCATGTGGAGACCAGGGACGGCAAGGTGACCGAGATCACCGCTGACCGCCTGATCTCGGCGGTCGGCGTGCAGGGCAACATCGAGAACCTCGGCCTTGAGGCCCTCGGCGTGAAGACCGACCGCGGCTGCATCGTCATCGACGGCTATGGCCGCACCAATGTGCCCGGCCTCTATGCCATCGGCGATGTCGCCGGTCCCCCGATGCTCGCCCACAAGGCCGAGCATGAAGGTGTTGTCTGCATCGAGAAGATCGCCGGCCTGCCGAATGTCCACGCCATGGACAAGGGCAAGATCCCGGGCTGCACCTATTGCAACCCGCAGGTCGCCTCTGTCGGTCTGACGGAGGCCAAGGCCAAGGAACTTGGCCGCGACATCCGCGTCGGCCGCTTCTCCTTTGGCGCCAACGGCAAGGCGATTGCGCTGGGTGAGGACAACGGCCTGATCAAGACGATCTTCGACAAGAAGACCGGCGAGCTGATCGGCGCGCATATGGTGGGCACGGAAGTGACCGAGCTGATCCAGGGCTTCGTCGTCGCCATGAACCTGGAGACGACCGAGGAAGACCTGATGCACACGATCTTCCCGCATCCGACGCTTTCTGAAATGATGAAGGAAAGCGTGCTGGACGCCTACGGGCGCGCGCTCAACGCCTGACACCGGTTCAGACCGCCGTCCGGATCCGGGCGGCGGTCTTGCAGTTTCTGGGGAGACCGCGATGGATACCAAGGCAATCGTCATCTGGTGCGTCATCGGCCTTGTGGCCGGGTGGCTCGCCAGTTTCATCGTTGGCGGCGGCGGCCTGTTCCGCTATCTGCTGACGGGGCTGATCGGCGCCTTCGTCGGCGGTTTCCTGGTGAAGTCGACCGGGATCTCCGTCAATGTCGGTCACCCGCTGCTCAACGAGGTGCTCGTGGCCGCCATCGGTGCCGTGGTGGTCGTGCTCGTCGCACGCATTCTTGCCTGACCGGAGGGCGACATGGGATTTCTCATCTGGATCATCATCGGCCTGATTGCCGGCGCCGTGGCCCACCGCGTGCTTGACAGCCGCGGCGGCTTTCTTGGCTCGCTCGTCGTCGGCCTCATCGGCGCCCTGGTCGGCGGCAAGCTGGCGGAGATGCTGAAACTCAACCTCACCGGCGGCTTTTTCGACCAGCTGGTCGTGGCGACCGTCGGCGCGATCCTGTTCCTGTTTCTCTGGCGAAAGATCCGCGGCCGCTGAGCTGGCTGGCCTCCGTCAGTCCACCGCTCGGCAAAGGTCAGGAGGAGGACCATGGGCGACCGGCATCCGAAACTGTCCGACTATCCGCTCGTGACGGTCGACAAGCTGCGCTACAGCGACACCGACCGGCAGGGGCATATAAACAATGCCGTCTTTGCCACGTTCCTCGAGACCGGGCGGGTGGAGGCAATCTACGGCACGGTTGCCGGGCAGGCGGGCGAAGAGCGGACCCGGGGCCTGGCCGATCCGGGCGCGGCCTTCGTCATTGCCCGTCTCGAGCTGGATTTCCTGGCCGAGATCCACTGGCCCGGCGAGGTGCAGATCGGAACCCGGGTGCTCCGGATCGGGACAAGCTCGCTCACGCTCGATCAGGTCATCTTCCAGGGCGAGACCTGCGCGGCGCGGGCCTCGTCGGTGATCGTCCAGATGGACGAGACCACGCGCAAGTCGCGGCCCTTTTCGGGCGCTGCGGTCGAGCGTCTCAAATCGCTCCTCAGTTCACACGAAAACGCATAGTCTCCGTGCGAAGGCAGCACTTGACCTTCGTGCCGAACAACGACATCTGGATGCCATGGTCACGATCCTCGACACCCTGAACCGGCCGCAGCAGAGTGCGGATGCCCAGAAGCCCCGCCATCCGGAGAAGGCGCATCGCCCGGACAATCCGGTCGCGCGCAAGCCGGCGTGGATCCGCGTCAAGGCGCCGACGTCGCCTGTCTACCGGGAAACGCATCAGGTGGTGCGCGAGAACAAGCTCGTCACCGTCTGCGAGGAAGCGGGCTGCCCGAACATCGGCGAGTGCTGGTCGAAGAAGCACGCCAGCTTCATGATCCTCGGCGACACCTGCACCCGCGCCTGCGCCTTCTGCAACGTGCGCACCGGCATGCCGACCGCCGTGGACCCGCATGAGCCCGAGGGCATTGCCACGGCCGTCGCCACCATGGGCCTGGAGCATGTGGTCATCACGTCCGTGGACCGGGACGACCTAGACGATGGCGGCGCGAACCATTTCGCTGACGTCATTGCCGCGATCCGCGCCAAGGCGCCGAAGACCACCATCGAGGTTCTGACGCCCGACTTCCTGCGCAAGGACGGGGCGCTCGAGATCGTCGTTCGCGCCAAGCCGGACGTGTTCAACCACAATCTGGAAACCGTGCCCTCGAAATATCTGAAGGTGCGGCCCGGCGCCCGCTACTTCCACTCCATCCGCCTGCTGCAGCGGGTGAAGGAACTCGATCCGACCATGTTCACCAAGTCGGGGATCATGGTGGGGCTCGGCGAGGAGCGCAACGAGGTGCTGCAGCTCATGGATGACCTGCGCACCGCCGACGTCGACTTCCTCACCATCGGCCAGTATCTCCAGCCCTCGAAGAAGCATCACCCGGTGATGTCCTTCGTGACGCCGGAGGAATTCAAGGCCTATGAAAAGATCGCCTATGCCAAGGGCTTCCTCAAGGTTTCGGCGAGCCCGTTGACGCGGTCTTCACACCATGCGGGCGAAGATTTTGCGGATCTGCGTGCGGCGCGCGCGGCCAAGCTCGGCCACTGAGACGCGTCTGCGGCACCGGACAGGAAACCGGACAGGAAACGATGCCGTCCTTTGAAACGACCCGGGATGTCGGCCACTCTGCGGCCGACATGTTCAACCTTGTGGCGGATGTGGAGAAGTATCCGCAGTTCGTGCCGCTGTGCCAGAACCTGATCGTGCGCGGCCGCAAGGACATCGATCCCGCCCGCGACATCCTGATCGCGGACATGACGGTGGCCTACAAGCTGTTTCGCGAGACCTTCACCAGCAAGGTCACGCTTGATCGCGACCGCAACGAGATCCTCGTGGAGTATCTCGACGGGCCGTTCCAGCACCTGGAGAACCGCTGGTCCTTCGAGCCGCTGGGCGACACGCGCTGCCGGGTGCGCTTCTATATCTCGTATGACTTCAAGAGCCGGACGCTCGCCTCGCTGATGGGGGCCATGTTCGACATGGCCTTCCGCAAGTTCGCCTCTGCCTTCGAGGCGCGTGCCGACGAGGTCTACGGACCGGCACGACTGGCCTGAGCACGCCGGGCCGGCCTCGGCCGCGGTGTCCGTCGATGACGGTTCAGCGGTTGTCGAAGCCGCGCTGGATTTCCTGGAAGCGGAATTGCCGGGCGCCCGGAGCGGTGGTGACGGCGCGTTCCTCGCGCGGGCTCAGGTTGAGGTCCTTGAGCGTTACCTGGGCCTGCGGATCCTGGCAGACAGGGCGCCAGCCGTTGCCGCGGTTGGTCTCGATGGCAAGGCCGAAGCCGCGCTCGGCTTCCCGCTCGGTCCAGGCCACCGTCTGCGGGCGCACCCAGTAGACCTGGTCACAATACAGGACCTGGACGAAGCCGTCCTGCGGCCGGCGCAGGAGCTGATGGCTGCCGCGGAACCGGTTCATCTTGTCCCGGGAGATGATGTGGAATTCCTCCTGCGTCGACAGCTCCGCCGTTGCCTGCGGCGGTGCCGTCACGACCAGGGCCAGAAACAGGGACAGGAGCACTTTCACGGCAATTTTCCAATCGATGGGCCGGATTGCGGTCTGCAATCAGGGACGCTCGACCCCCATAATGCGTGACAACCCTTTCTTAACGATGAGTATCAGCCGTCAAAGTTTAATAAATGCTGATCGCACCGGAGCGCGGTCGGGCGGTCCAGTGCGGCGCAGGATCGGGAAACCGCCTCAGCGGCTGTGGTAGGTCGAGCTCTTCTCGGTCTTGCCGGTCTTGCCCTGGAACTGCTTGGAAATATGCTTGAAGCGGTTCTCGACGGTCGGCTGCTTGTAGCTGCCGCCGTTGGCGACGATGAAGTTGTCGGCTTCGATGCCGAGGTCGGCGAGGCGGACCTGGTTCTGGGCCTCGGCGCAAAGCGGGCGCCAGCCCTTGCCGGCGTTGAACTCGAGCGCGACACGGCGCCGGTTCTCAACCTCCATATGGGTCCAGGCGACCGTGCTCGGGCGAACCCACAGCTTGCGGCCGCAGTAGCTCACCGCGACATAACCCTCGCCCGGCTTTTCCAGGACCTTGTGACTGCCGGAAAAGGTTCCGTCAGCTTGGCGCGAGATCAAGAAGAAATCGCCCGGGACTGGCATGTCCTCAGCGCTGGCACTCACGCCAAGCAGCGCGAGCCAGAGCGACGCAATCATTGCGCGCATATCTACCCCTGCATTCTGTGGGGGGATTTTGTCAGCCCCGCACAAGCATGGCAGAGTACGCTCAAAGGCTTGAGGAGCCCTTCAGAACATCCGTAAAATTTGAAACAAGCTGCAAGGCGACCCGCACCGCGTCGGCGCGGATGGCGGCGCGGCCGTTGTCGGCAAACCGATGCGCATCCGCGACGGTCGGATGGCCGCGCGCGGCGCAGGCAAAATGCACGGTGCCGACCGGCTTGGCCTCCGACCCGCCGCCCGGGCCGGCAATCCCGGTGATCGCAACGGCGACATCGGCCTGCGAGTGCGCGAGGGCCCCTTCGGCCATGGCGATGGCCACCGGCCGGCTGACCGCGCCGTGTTCGGTGATCAGGGCCATCGGCACGCCGAGCATCTCGGCCTTGGCCGCGTTGGAGTAGGTGACGAAGCCACGGTCCAGCACGGCCGATGATCCCGGCACCTCGGTCACGAGGCCGGCCACGAGACCGCCGGTGCAGGATTCAGCCGTGGCGAGCGTCAAGCCTGCCTCGGCCATGCGCTTCACCAGCTCGGCGGTCTCTGCCAGCAGGGGATCAAGATCGGTCATGGCGGTGGCTCCGGAGGTTTGCGGTCGGATCAGGCCTCGTCCTGCCCGGCCGGCAGGCGCACGGTTGCGGTGGCGAGGGCGGCGATGCCCTCCTTGCGACCCGTGAAGCCGAGGCGCTCCGAGGTCGTTGCCTTCACCGACACGCGGCCAAGGGGCAGGGCGCAGATCTCGGCAATCCTCTCGCGCATCGCATCCCGCACAGGTCCGATCTTGGGGGCCTCGCAGACGATGGTCACGTCAAGATGCGCGACCTTGCCGCCGCGCGCCGCCAGCAGGTCCAGCGCATGGATCAGGAACTGGTCCGAGGCCGCCCCCTTCCACTTCGGATCGGAGGGCGGGAAATGGGCGCCGATGTCGCGGTCGGCAATTGCACCCAGGATGGCATCGGTCAGCGCATGCAGCACCACGTCGGCGTCGGAATGGCCGGCGAGCTTGCGTTCGTGCGGGACGGCGATGCCACCGAGGATCACGGCATCGCCGGGTTCAAAGGCATGCACGTCGTAGCCGGTGGCAACGCGGATGTCGGGATAGGCGGACCAGTCGGTCATGGCGGAGGCGTCCTGTGGCAGGCCGGCGGGCACCCGGGCAGCATCGGCACGGGCGCGCAGCAGATCGGCGCGGGTGGTGATCTTGTAGGCGTCGGCGGCCCCTTCCACCAGCTTCACGCTCAGACCGGCCCATTCGGCCAGGGACGTGTCGTCGGTGAAGCCGGTCAGGCCCGCGGCTGCGGCGGCGCGATGGGCAGCGAGGATTCGCGGGAAGGCAAAGCCTTGCGGTGTCTGCGCGGCCCAAAGGCCCTGCCGGTCGACGGTGCCTGTGGCCACGCCGCCGGAGTTGGCCCGCTTCAGCGTGTCGTGAACGGGCAGGGCGGCCAGCACCGCCTCATGGCCGTCGGCGAAGGCGGCCAGCATCCGCTCGATCACGGCCAGGGGAAGGAAGGGGCGGGCCGCGTCATGGATGAGCACGAAGGCAGGGGCGCCCCCGTCCTCAAGCTGATGCCCGTCTCTGGCCCCTGCTGCCGATCCGGCTGCAGCCAGGGCCTCCAGACCGAGCCGCACCGAGGCCTGGCGCGTGTCTCCGCCGGTCACGGGCGGGGCAAGCCGGGCGCGCAGGGCCGGGGGCAGGGTGTCGAGCGCCGCGGCATAGAGGGGACCGTCATCGGCATGAATGACCACCTGGATCCGGCGCAGCTCAGCACAGGCGGCAAGGGCAAGGAGTGTCCAGGCAAGGACAGGGCGGGGTCCGAGCGGCAGGTACTGCTTGGGGGCAGTGTCTTCCGCGCTTTGCAGCCGGGTGCCGCGGCCGGCGGCGACGACGAGCGCATCGAGAGGGGCGGACGGGGACATGATCGATCCGGGCGGGCGGTGGCGCGTGAGCCTGCAGATAAGGTCTTTCCACGTCGCTGCTCAACCGGTTATTTGCCGCGCGACCCGATCGGGGCAACTTGCCGCTTGCCGCAGCGCAAAAAATGACTAGTCTGTAGGCAGAAAGAAACCTGCACACGATATGAGCACAAACCCCACCTCTCTTCCTGACACGCCGCTGGCGATCGGCCCGCACACGCTGGCCAACCGCGCGTTTCTGGCCCCCATGTCGGGCGTGTCCGATCTGCCGTTCCGGCGACTTGCCGCCCGATTCGGTGCCGGCGTGGTCGTGTCGGAGATGGTTGCCTGCGAGAGCCTGGTGGAGGGGGATGCCGAAACCCGGACCCGGGCGGAAGGCGAGGGGCTCGACCTGCATGTGGTGCAGCTCGCCGGCCGCGAGGCCCACTGGATGGGCGAGGCGGCCCGCATCGCCGAGGATGCGGGGGCCGACATCATCGACATCAACATGGGCTGCCCGGCCAAGCGTGTGACCACCGGCTATTCCGGTTCGGCGCTGATGCGCGATCTCGACCATGCCCTGACGCTGATCGAGGCAACCGTGCAGGCGGTCAAGGTGCCGGTGACGCTGAAGATGCGGCTGGGCTGGGACCGGGACTGCCTGAACGCACCCGATCTTGCCCGCCGGGCCGAGAATGCCGGTGTCCAGCTCGTCACGGTGCACGGCCGCACGCGCAACCAGTTCTACAAGGGCGAGGCCGACTGGAAGGCGATCCGCGCCGTCGTCGAGGCCGTCACCATTCCCGTGATCGCCAACGGCGACTGCGTGTCCATCGCGGCCGCCGGGGACATGCTGGCGCAATCGGGGGCTGCCGGCGTGATGGTGGGGCGCGGCTCCTATGGCCGGCCCTGGCTGCCCGGTCAGATCGGTGCCCATCTCAATGGCACGCCTGTGCCATCGGCACCCGAAGGGGCAGCGCTCGCCGACCTCGCGCTCGAGCATTATGACGCGCTGCTCTCGCTCTACGGACTGGAGCTTGGCCGGCGCATCGCCCGCAAGCATCTGGGCTGGTATCTCGACCAGACCGACAACGTGCCCGGCGCCCTGCGCGCCGAGATGATGACCAGCGACAGTCCGGCCCGGGTGCGGGATCTGGCGCGGTCCTGGTTTTCCTCGCAGCCCTCAAGGAGCGCCGCATGACGACGCCTGCGCCCAGATCCCAGGACGGCCGGACGGCTGCCCTGACCACGGATGGCCCGACCATTCTCGATGCCCTGCCGCATCCGGTGCTGCTGGTGGCCCCGGACGGGGTGATCGAGGCGGCCAACATGGCGGCCGAGATTTTCCTGCGGTCCTCCGTATCGGTGCTGCGGCGCCATCCGATCAGCTATTTCGTGCCCTTCGGCAGCCCGCTGCTCACCCTCATCGAGCAGGTGCGTGACCGGGGGGCTCCGGTGAACGAGTACAAGGTGGACATCGGCTCGCCGCGCATCGGCTCCGACCGGGTCGTCGACATCCATGCCGCGCCCGTGTCCGACCGGCCGGGTGCGGTGGTGCTGATGTTCCAGGAACGCACCATGGCGGAGAAGATCGACCGCCAGCTCACCTCGCGCGGCGCCGCGCGCACCGTCACGGGCCTCGCCGCCATGCTGGCGCACGAGATCAAGAACCCGCTCTCCGGCATTCGCGGCGCGGCACAGCTCCTGGAGCAGTCCGCCAGCGAGGACGACCGGGCGCTGACCCGTCTGATCATGGACGAGACCGACCGGATCGTGAAACTCGTCGACCGGATGGAGGTCTTCTCCGACGAGCGGCCGATCGAGCGCGAGCCGGTCAATATCCATGTGGTTCTCGACCACGTGAAGCGGCTCGCCGACAGCGGCTTTGCCCGCGGCAAGCGCATCGTCGAGGATTACGATCCCTCGCTGCCCTTCGTCTTTGCCAACCGTGACCAGCTGGTGCAGGTGTTCCTGAACCTCGTCAAGAACGCCAGCGAAGCCATCGGCAATGATCCGGACGGCGAGATCCGCATCACCACCGCCTTCCGGCCCGGCGTGCGCCTGTCGGTGCCCGGCACCAGCGACAAGGTCAGCCTGCCGCTGGAATTCTGCGTCAAGGACAACGGCCCCGGCGTGCCGGAAGACCTGATGCCGCACATCTTCGAGCCCTTCATCACCACCAAGACCAACGGCT encodes:
- a CDS encoding two-component system sensor histidine kinase NtrB; amino-acid sequence: MTTPAPRSQDGRTAALTTDGPTILDALPHPVLLVAPDGVIEAANMAAEIFLRSSVSVLRRHPISYFVPFGSPLLTLIEQVRDRGAPVNEYKVDIGSPRIGSDRVVDIHAAPVSDRPGAVVLMFQERTMAEKIDRQLTSRGAARTVTGLAAMLAHEIKNPLSGIRGAAQLLEQSASEDDRALTRLIMDETDRIVKLVDRMEVFSDERPIEREPVNIHVVLDHVKRLADSGFARGKRIVEDYDPSLPFVFANRDQLVQVFLNLVKNASEAIGNDPDGEIRITTAFRPGVRLSVPGTSDKVSLPLEFCVKDNGPGVPEDLMPHIFEPFITTKTNGSGLGLALVAKMISDHGGVIECESVPRRTVFRILMPAFIEPETSSSDRTA
- the dusB gene encoding tRNA dihydrouridine synthase DusB, whose product is MSTNPTSLPDTPLAIGPHTLANRAFLAPMSGVSDLPFRRLAARFGAGVVVSEMVACESLVEGDAETRTRAEGEGLDLHVVQLAGREAHWMGEAARIAEDAGADIIDINMGCPAKRVTTGYSGSALMRDLDHALTLIEATVQAVKVPVTLKMRLGWDRDCLNAPDLARRAENAGVQLVTVHGRTRNQFYKGEADWKAIRAVVEAVTIPVIANGDCVSIAAAGDMLAQSGAAGVMVGRGSYGRPWLPGQIGAHLNGTPVPSAPEGAALADLALEHYDALLSLYGLELGRRIARKHLGWYLDQTDNVPGALRAEMMTSDSPARVRDLARSWFSSQPSRSAA